Proteins from a genomic interval of Dunckerocampus dactyliophorus isolate RoL2022-P2 chromosome 5, RoL_Ddac_1.1, whole genome shotgun sequence:
- the LOC129180975 gene encoding neuronal cell adhesion molecule-like isoform X11 has product MMARRRMMGGARSLMLVLLGHLASALDVPLDLPQPPTITHQSPKDYIIDPRESIVIHCEAKGKPHPSFSWTRNGSHFDVEQHANVHMKPHSGTLVVDISRERAEHYEGVYQCTARNKHGTAISNNIVVRQPRSPLWSKEKIKPIIIQEGVSLKLPCRPPAGFPPPIVFWMDNNFQRLPQSNRVSQSLNGDLYFSNVLREDSRNDYICYARFPHTQTIQQKQPITVKVLTLDAINDTMAAFYNDTDLFREEPVDERRPTFVVPSVPSSSKMVLHGQVLEMECIAEGLPTPDISWAKVSGELPATRASFLHYQKTLRVVNVSEADAGEYRCTARNRHGTAHHTVHVTVKAAPYWLSSAPENLVLAPGENGVLTCRASGTPKPDIQWAMNGIPVENSPKDPSRKVEDDTIIFSDVQMGSSAVYQCNISNEHGYLLANAFVNVLSEPPRVLTPANTVYQVIKNHPALMDCTSFGSPVPRITWFKDSRFGTLDAETHNVHDNGTLEIHVAQARNSGKYTCVAQNSLGIYENHVHLEVKEATRILKQPEYRVVQRGRSVVFECKVKHDPSLVPTMTWLKDHGELPDDESRFIVDSDSLTITGVTEGDAGVYTCIMNTTLDHDSASAELTVVEVTPTLSVVNERPEPPTDLELTDQKKRSVQLTWIPGDEHNSPVQKFVIQFEDTLHHHRGHWHNLTEVSGSKTTAHLKLSPYVHYTFRVLAVNSMGVSRPSLPSKTYKTEAAAPDENPADVHGFGTEHDNLVISWKPLSGLQANGPGLHYRVMWRQKLLDSEWTAVTVANNSKFVVSGTPTFAPYEIKVQAVNDYGAAPEPAVAHGYSGEDLPVAAPDSVRAYVLNSTLAEVHWEPVPPKLIRGYLKGYQVYYWRERSLHKHNGHHTEKQILTFSRNHSHAKLPGLHPFSLYSFNVRVYNGKGEGPPSATQQFETPEGVPGAPSSLTVTNANVDSLSLDWKPPRERNGVLMGYTLKYQPVNSSNELGPEEELALAANDTSVTLLNLKSSTRYKFYLNAKTHIGAGPAVTQEAVTVTDEAPAASPFGSVNSSVGEDGALITWEYRGPEKSISLEYIADNSEDQVWQKEAVNASHSFVLRGLKEGVSYRVRLVAKGAADREPRRSEELTVTVPAVASRQVDIATQGWFIGLMCAIALLILILLIICFIQRNKGGKYPVKEKEDAHTDPEFQPMKDEDCTFGEYSDNEDHKPLKGSRTPSSGTVKRDDSDDSLVDYGEGGDGQFNEDGSFIGQYSGQSASRDAAECPQSSEAPSPINPMNSLNSFV; this is encoded by the exons ATGATggcgaggaggaggatgatgggCGGGGCTCGCTCGCTGATGCTGGTCTTGCTGGGACACCTCGCCAGCGCTCTGGACGTCCCACTAGACC TGCCGCAGCCGCCCACCATAACCCACCAGTCCCCCAAAGATTACATCATCGACCCCCGGGAGAGCATCGTCATCCACTGTGAAGCAAAAGGGAAGCCCCATCCCAG TTTCTCCTGGACCAGAAACGGAAGCCACTTTGATGTGGAGCAGCACGCCAACGTGCACATGAAGCCGCACTCGGGCACGCTGGTGGTGGACATCAGCAGAGAGAGGGCGGAGCATTACGAGGGCGTGTACCAGTGCACGGCCAGGAACAAGCACGGAACCGCCATTTCCAACAACATTGTGGTGCGACAGCCCA GGTCGCCCCTGTGGTCCAAAGAAAAGATCAAGCCAATCATCATCCAGGAGGGCGTGTCCTTGAAGTTGCCATGTCGACCCCCTGCTGGCTTCCCCCCTCCCATCGTCTTCTGGATGGACAACA ACTTCCAAAGGTTGCCTCAGAGCAACCGGGTGTCGCAGTCCCTGAACGGGGACCTGTACTTCTCCAACGTGCTGCGTGAGGACTCCCGCAACGACTACATCTGCTACGCCCGCTTCCCGCACACGCAGACCATCCAGCAGAAGCAGCCCATCACCGTCAAGGTCCTCACCC TGGATGCAATCAATGACACAATGGCAGCTTTTTACAATGACACTGATTTATTTCGTG AGGAGCCAGTAGATGAGAGGAGGCCCACGTTTGTCGTCCCGTCCGTTCCCTCCAGCTCCAAGATGGTGCTCCATGGCCAGGTGCTGGAGATGGAGTGCATCGCAGAAGGACT GCCCACTCCTGACATCTCCTGGGCCAAAGTGAGCGGCGAGCTCCCAGCCACGCGAGCGTCCTTCCTGCACTACCAGAAAACGCTGCGGGTGGTCAACGTGTCGGAAGCGGACGCGGGGGAATATCGCTGCACCGCCAGAAACCGGCACGGCACGGCGCACCACACCGTCCACGTCACCGTCAAAG CCGCTCCATATTGGCTCAGCAGTGCTCCCGAGAACCTGGTCCTGGCGCCAGGAGAGAACGGCGTGCTGACATGCAGGGCCAGCGGTACACCCAAGCCCGACATCCAGTGGGCCATGAATGGCATCCCCGTAGAGA ATTCCCCGAAGGACCCGAGCCGTAAAGTGGAGGACGATACCATCATCTTCAGTGACGTGCAGATGGGATCCAGCGCCGTGTACCAGTGTAACATCTCCAATGAACACGGGTACCTGCTGGCCAACGCCTTTGTCAACGTCCTAT CCGAGCCGCCCAGAGTGCTGACGCCGGCCAACACAGTCTACCAGGTCATCAAGAACCACCCGGCCCTGATGGACTGCACGTCCTTTGGCTCGCCTGTCCCCCGGATCACATG GTTCAAGGACAGCCGTTTCGGGACCCTCGATGCTGAGACGCACAACGTGCACGACAACGGAACTTTAGAAATCCACGTCGCTCAGGCCAGAAATAGCGGGAAGTATACCTGCGTGGCCCAAAACTCCCTCGGCATTTACGAGAATCACGTCCACCTGGAGGTCAAAG AAGCGACTCGCATCCTGAAGCAGCCGGAGTACCGAGTGGTCCAGCGGGGCAGGTCGGTGGTGTTTGAGTGCAAAGTGAAGCATGACCCGTCGCTGGTGCCCACCATGACCTGGCTCAAAGACCATGGAGAGCTGCCCGACGATGAGAG CAGATTCATCGTCGACTCCGACAGCCTCACCATTACCGGCGTGACGGAGGGCGACGCTGGCGTGTACACATGCATCATGAACACAACTCTGGATCACGACTCCGCCAGTGCCGAGCTCACTGTTGTTG AGGTCACCCCCACGCTGTCTGTTGTCAACG AGCGACCCGAACCTCCGACTGACCTCGAGCTGACCGACCAGAAAAAGAGGAGCGTTCAACTCACGTGGATTCCCGGGGATGAGCATAACAGTCCTGTTCAAA AGTTTGTGATCCAGTTCGAGGACACCCTCCATCACCACCGAGGTCACTGGCACAATCTGACGGAGGTGTCAGGAAGCAAGACCACAGCCCACCTCAAGCTGTCTCCTTACGTCCACTACACCTTCAGAGTCTTAGCCGTCAATTCCATGGGGGTCAGCCGGCCCAGTCTGCCCTCCAAGACGTACAAGACGGAGGCTGCAG CTCCAGATGAGAATCCAGCAGATGTGCATGGATTTGGAACAGAACATGACAATCTTGTCATCTCATGGAAG CCTCTGTCAGGCCTGCAGGCCAACGGACCAGGACTGCACTATCGAGTCATGTGGAGGCAGAAGCTGCTGGACAGCGAGTGGACCGCTGTGACCGTAGCAAACAACTCCAAGTTTGTGGTGTCTGGAACACCTACGTTCGCTCCGTACGAGATCAAAGTTCAAGCGGTGAATGACTACGGCGCGGCACCTGAGCCTGCCGTTGCTCACGGCTACTCTGGTGAAGATC TACCCGTTGCTGCTCCAGACTCGGTGCGGGCATATGTGTTGAACAGCACCCTGGCAGAGGTCCACTGGGAGCCTGTGCCTCCCAAACTGATACGTGGATACCTGAAAGGATATCAG GTGTACTACTGGAGAGAGCGCAGCCTCCACAAACATAACGGCCATCACACGGAGAAGCAGATCCTGACCTTCAGCAGGAACCACAGCCACGCCAAGCTGCCTGGCCTGCACCCGTTTAGCCTCTACTCCTTCAACGTCAGGGTCTACAACGGCAAGGGGGAGGGGCCCCCGAGTGCCACCCAGCAGTTTGAGACGCCAGAAGGAG TTCCTGGAGCTCCTTCCTCCCTGACTGTCACCAACGCCAACGTGGACTCCCTGAGCCTGGACTGGAAGCCTCCTCGTGAGCGCAATGGAGTCCTGATGGGCTACACCCTCAAATACCAGCCAG TCAATAGCTCCAATGAGCTGGGTCCAGAGGAGGAGCTGGCCCTGGCCGCCAATGACACCTCGGTCACTTTGCTCAACCTCAAGTCCAGCACGCGCTACAAGTTTTACTTGAATGCCAAAACGCACATAGGGGCGGGCCCGGCCGTTACACAGGAAGCGGTCACCGTCACGGATGAAG CCCCGGCGGCGAGTCCTTTCGGGAGCGTTAATTCCTCCGTGGGCGAGGACGGGGCCCTGATCACTTGGGAGTACCGGGGCCCGGAGAAAAGCATTTCTTTAGAGTACATAGCGGACAACA GTGAAGACCAGGTGTGGCAGAAAGAGGCGGTGAACGCCTCTCACAGCTTTGTGCTGAGGGGCCTCAAGGAGGGTGTCTCCTATAGGGTGCGCTTGGTGGCCAAAGGTGCGGCCGACCGAGAGCCCCGCCGCTCTGAGGAGCTCACGGTGACGGTGCCAG CCGTGGCCAGCAGACAGGTGGACATCGCCACGCAGGGTTGGTTCATTGGCCTTATGTGTGCCATCgccctcctcatcctcatcctcctcatcatcTGCTTCATCCAGAGGAACAAGGGAGGCAAATATCCAG TCAAAGAGAAGGAGGACGCTCACACAGATCCAGAGTTCCAGCCCATGAAGGATGAGGACTGTACCTTTGGGGAATACAG CGACAATGAGGACCATAAACCATTAAAAGGGAGCCGCACGCCATCGAGCGGGACGGTTAAGCGGGACGACAGTGACGACAGTTTAGTGGACTACGGGGAAGGAGGAGACGGACAGTTCAACGAGGACGGCTCCTTTATCGGCCAGTATAGCGGACAGAGTGCCAGCCGGGACGCCGCCGAGTGCCCCCAGAGCTCGGAGGCGCCGTCCCCGATTAACCCCATGAACTCCTTGAACTCTTTCGTGTGA
- the LOC129180975 gene encoding neuronal cell adhesion molecule-like isoform X13 yields MLLFIVMFLLFLFGEVLDKLPQPPTITHQSPKDYIIDPRESIVIHCEAKGKPHPSFSWTRNGSHFDVEQHANVHMKPHSGTLVVDISRERAEHYEGVYQCTARNKHGTAISNNIVVRQPRSPLWSKEKIKPIIIQEGVSLKLPCRPPAGFPPPIVFWMDNNFQRLPQSNRVSQSLNGDLYFSNVLREDSRNDYICYARFPHTQTIQQKQPITVKVLTLDAINDTMAAFYNDTDLFREEPVDERRPTFVVPSVPSSSKMVLHGQVLEMECIAEGLPTPDISWAKVSGELPATRASFLHYQKTLRVVNVSEADAGEYRCTARNRHGTAHHTVHVTVKAAPYWLSSAPENLVLAPGENGVLTCRASGTPKPDIQWAMNGIPVENSPKDPSRKVEDDTIIFSDVQMGSSAVYQCNISNEHGYLLANAFVNVLSEPPRVLTPANTVYQVIKNHPALMDCTSFGSPVPRITWFKDSRFGTLDAETHNVHDNGTLEIHVAQARNSGKYTCVAQNSLGIYENHVHLEVKEATRILKQPEYRVVQRGRSVVFECKVKHDPSLVPTMTWLKDHGELPDDESRFIVDSDSLTITGVTEGDAGVYTCIMNTTLDHDSASAELTVVEVTPTLSVVNERPEPPTDLELTDQKKRSVQLTWIPGDEHNSPVQKFVIQFEDTLHHHRGHWHNLTEVSGSKTTAHLKLSPYVHYTFRVLAVNSMGVSRPSLPSKTYKTEAAAPDENPADVHGFGTEHDNLVISWKPLSGLQANGPGLHYRVMWRQKLLDSEWTAVTVANNSKFVVSGTPTFAPYEIKVQAVNDYGAAPEPAVAHGYSGEDLPVAAPDSVRAYVLNSTLAEVHWEPVPPKLIRGYLKGYQVYYWRERSLHKHNGHHTEKQILTFSRNHSHAKLPGLHPFSLYSFNVRVYNGKGEGPPSATQQFETPEGVPGAPSSLTVTNANVDSLSLDWKPPRERNGVLMGYTLKYQPVNSSNELGPEEELALAANDTSVTLLNLKSSTRYKFYLNAKTHIGAGPAVTQEAVTVTDEAPAASPFGSVNSSVGEDGALITWEYRGPEKSISLEYIADNSEDQVWQKEAVNASHSFVLRGLKEGVSYRVRLVAKGAADREPRRSEELTVTVPAVASRQVDIATQGWFIGLMCAIALLILILLIICFIQRNKGGKYPVKEKEDAHTDPEFQPMKDEDCTFGEYSDNEDHKPLKGSRTPSSGTVKRDDSDDSLVDYGEGGDGQFNEDGSFIGQYSGQSASRDAAECPQSSEAPSPINPMNSLNSFV; encoded by the exons ATGCTTCTCtttattgtgatgtttttgctcTTTCTGTTTGGGGAAGTTCTGGACAAAT TGCCGCAGCCGCCCACCATAACCCACCAGTCCCCCAAAGATTACATCATCGACCCCCGGGAGAGCATCGTCATCCACTGTGAAGCAAAAGGGAAGCCCCATCCCAG TTTCTCCTGGACCAGAAACGGAAGCCACTTTGATGTGGAGCAGCACGCCAACGTGCACATGAAGCCGCACTCGGGCACGCTGGTGGTGGACATCAGCAGAGAGAGGGCGGAGCATTACGAGGGCGTGTACCAGTGCACGGCCAGGAACAAGCACGGAACCGCCATTTCCAACAACATTGTGGTGCGACAGCCCA GGTCGCCCCTGTGGTCCAAAGAAAAGATCAAGCCAATCATCATCCAGGAGGGCGTGTCCTTGAAGTTGCCATGTCGACCCCCTGCTGGCTTCCCCCCTCCCATCGTCTTCTGGATGGACAACA ACTTCCAAAGGTTGCCTCAGAGCAACCGGGTGTCGCAGTCCCTGAACGGGGACCTGTACTTCTCCAACGTGCTGCGTGAGGACTCCCGCAACGACTACATCTGCTACGCCCGCTTCCCGCACACGCAGACCATCCAGCAGAAGCAGCCCATCACCGTCAAGGTCCTCACCC TGGATGCAATCAATGACACAATGGCAGCTTTTTACAATGACACTGATTTATTTCGTG AGGAGCCAGTAGATGAGAGGAGGCCCACGTTTGTCGTCCCGTCCGTTCCCTCCAGCTCCAAGATGGTGCTCCATGGCCAGGTGCTGGAGATGGAGTGCATCGCAGAAGGACT GCCCACTCCTGACATCTCCTGGGCCAAAGTGAGCGGCGAGCTCCCAGCCACGCGAGCGTCCTTCCTGCACTACCAGAAAACGCTGCGGGTGGTCAACGTGTCGGAAGCGGACGCGGGGGAATATCGCTGCACCGCCAGAAACCGGCACGGCACGGCGCACCACACCGTCCACGTCACCGTCAAAG CCGCTCCATATTGGCTCAGCAGTGCTCCCGAGAACCTGGTCCTGGCGCCAGGAGAGAACGGCGTGCTGACATGCAGGGCCAGCGGTACACCCAAGCCCGACATCCAGTGGGCCATGAATGGCATCCCCGTAGAGA ATTCCCCGAAGGACCCGAGCCGTAAAGTGGAGGACGATACCATCATCTTCAGTGACGTGCAGATGGGATCCAGCGCCGTGTACCAGTGTAACATCTCCAATGAACACGGGTACCTGCTGGCCAACGCCTTTGTCAACGTCCTAT CCGAGCCGCCCAGAGTGCTGACGCCGGCCAACACAGTCTACCAGGTCATCAAGAACCACCCGGCCCTGATGGACTGCACGTCCTTTGGCTCGCCTGTCCCCCGGATCACATG GTTCAAGGACAGCCGTTTCGGGACCCTCGATGCTGAGACGCACAACGTGCACGACAACGGAACTTTAGAAATCCACGTCGCTCAGGCCAGAAATAGCGGGAAGTATACCTGCGTGGCCCAAAACTCCCTCGGCATTTACGAGAATCACGTCCACCTGGAGGTCAAAG AAGCGACTCGCATCCTGAAGCAGCCGGAGTACCGAGTGGTCCAGCGGGGCAGGTCGGTGGTGTTTGAGTGCAAAGTGAAGCATGACCCGTCGCTGGTGCCCACCATGACCTGGCTCAAAGACCATGGAGAGCTGCCCGACGATGAGAG CAGATTCATCGTCGACTCCGACAGCCTCACCATTACCGGCGTGACGGAGGGCGACGCTGGCGTGTACACATGCATCATGAACACAACTCTGGATCACGACTCCGCCAGTGCCGAGCTCACTGTTGTTG AGGTCACCCCCACGCTGTCTGTTGTCAACG AGCGACCCGAACCTCCGACTGACCTCGAGCTGACCGACCAGAAAAAGAGGAGCGTTCAACTCACGTGGATTCCCGGGGATGAGCATAACAGTCCTGTTCAAA AGTTTGTGATCCAGTTCGAGGACACCCTCCATCACCACCGAGGTCACTGGCACAATCTGACGGAGGTGTCAGGAAGCAAGACCACAGCCCACCTCAAGCTGTCTCCTTACGTCCACTACACCTTCAGAGTCTTAGCCGTCAATTCCATGGGGGTCAGCCGGCCCAGTCTGCCCTCCAAGACGTACAAGACGGAGGCTGCAG CTCCAGATGAGAATCCAGCAGATGTGCATGGATTTGGAACAGAACATGACAATCTTGTCATCTCATGGAAG CCTCTGTCAGGCCTGCAGGCCAACGGACCAGGACTGCACTATCGAGTCATGTGGAGGCAGAAGCTGCTGGACAGCGAGTGGACCGCTGTGACCGTAGCAAACAACTCCAAGTTTGTGGTGTCTGGAACACCTACGTTCGCTCCGTACGAGATCAAAGTTCAAGCGGTGAATGACTACGGCGCGGCACCTGAGCCTGCCGTTGCTCACGGCTACTCTGGTGAAGATC TACCCGTTGCTGCTCCAGACTCGGTGCGGGCATATGTGTTGAACAGCACCCTGGCAGAGGTCCACTGGGAGCCTGTGCCTCCCAAACTGATACGTGGATACCTGAAAGGATATCAG GTGTACTACTGGAGAGAGCGCAGCCTCCACAAACATAACGGCCATCACACGGAGAAGCAGATCCTGACCTTCAGCAGGAACCACAGCCACGCCAAGCTGCCTGGCCTGCACCCGTTTAGCCTCTACTCCTTCAACGTCAGGGTCTACAACGGCAAGGGGGAGGGGCCCCCGAGTGCCACCCAGCAGTTTGAGACGCCAGAAGGAG TTCCTGGAGCTCCTTCCTCCCTGACTGTCACCAACGCCAACGTGGACTCCCTGAGCCTGGACTGGAAGCCTCCTCGTGAGCGCAATGGAGTCCTGATGGGCTACACCCTCAAATACCAGCCAG TCAATAGCTCCAATGAGCTGGGTCCAGAGGAGGAGCTGGCCCTGGCCGCCAATGACACCTCGGTCACTTTGCTCAACCTCAAGTCCAGCACGCGCTACAAGTTTTACTTGAATGCCAAAACGCACATAGGGGCGGGCCCGGCCGTTACACAGGAAGCGGTCACCGTCACGGATGAAG CCCCGGCGGCGAGTCCTTTCGGGAGCGTTAATTCCTCCGTGGGCGAGGACGGGGCCCTGATCACTTGGGAGTACCGGGGCCCGGAGAAAAGCATTTCTTTAGAGTACATAGCGGACAACA GTGAAGACCAGGTGTGGCAGAAAGAGGCGGTGAACGCCTCTCACAGCTTTGTGCTGAGGGGCCTCAAGGAGGGTGTCTCCTATAGGGTGCGCTTGGTGGCCAAAGGTGCGGCCGACCGAGAGCCCCGCCGCTCTGAGGAGCTCACGGTGACGGTGCCAG CCGTGGCCAGCAGACAGGTGGACATCGCCACGCAGGGTTGGTTCATTGGCCTTATGTGTGCCATCgccctcctcatcctcatcctcctcatcatcTGCTTCATCCAGAGGAACAAGGGAGGCAAATATCCAG TCAAAGAGAAGGAGGACGCTCACACAGATCCAGAGTTCCAGCCCATGAAGGATGAGGACTGTACCTTTGGGGAATACAG CGACAATGAGGACCATAAACCATTAAAAGGGAGCCGCACGCCATCGAGCGGGACGGTTAAGCGGGACGACAGTGACGACAGTTTAGTGGACTACGGGGAAGGAGGAGACGGACAGTTCAACGAGGACGGCTCCTTTATCGGCCAGTATAGCGGACAGAGTGCCAGCCGGGACGCCGCCGAGTGCCCCCAGAGCTCGGAGGCGCCGTCCCCGATTAACCCCATGAACTCCTTGAACTCTTTCGTGTGA